A stretch of candidate division KSB1 bacterium DNA encodes these proteins:
- a CDS encoding sigma 54-interacting transcriptional regulator → MSEKDSTTSDDGLKFGAKVLLIGAGRAGSMLLQLFHRDPTVTIAGVVDINPNAPGMLMAQQFGLPTGTDYRQFIYEEDLDLVLNVTGSCALQRELIREKPEQTELIGGVGALFIWTLLDEFKKKEILEDRFNLMMRELERHAVGEFIIGKTEQMREIANLIARVAPTPTTVLIRGESGTGKEVVARMIHQSSPWREKPLVTVNCTAFSPTLIESELFGYKKGAFTGATSDRIGLLEMADNGTVFLDEIGDMPIEMQAKLLRFLQSGEIRAVGEVKNKKVQVRIIAATNRNLEEAIEKGEFRADLFYRLNAFSIHLPPLRERREDIALLAYHFLKSAQAKVNKHVSKISAAALSALADYDWPGNLRELENVIERAVVLTNSDEIDLAHLPLTLRPQAVMDALEEPALRDGLMELKSTMIEKFEHQAICRYLAESDGNISRAAEAAKVPRRTFQRLMAKHKIAAQVFKVLPLSRSSLRN, encoded by the coding sequence ATGTCTGAAAAAGATTCTACCACCTCGGATGACGGCCTGAAATTCGGCGCGAAGGTTTTGCTCATCGGTGCCGGGCGCGCGGGCAGCATGCTCTTGCAGCTCTTCCATCGCGATCCCACCGTCACCATCGCCGGCGTGGTTGATATCAATCCCAACGCGCCGGGGATGCTCATGGCGCAACAGTTTGGCCTGCCCACCGGCACAGATTATCGCCAATTTATTTATGAAGAAGATTTGGATTTGGTGCTCAACGTCACCGGCAGTTGCGCGTTGCAGCGCGAGCTGATCCGCGAAAAACCCGAGCAGACCGAGCTGATCGGCGGCGTCGGCGCGCTGTTTATTTGGACGCTTTTGGATGAGTTCAAGAAAAAAGAAATTCTCGAAGATCGTTTCAACTTGATGATGCGGGAGTTGGAGCGGCATGCCGTTGGCGAGTTCATCATCGGCAAGACGGAACAGATGCGCGAGATTGCCAACCTGATTGCGCGCGTCGCGCCCACGCCGACAACGGTGCTGATTCGCGGCGAAAGCGGCACCGGCAAGGAAGTCGTCGCGCGCATGATTCACCAAAGCAGTCCGTGGCGCGAGAAGCCGCTGGTCACGGTCAATTGCACCGCCTTCAGCCCGACGTTGATCGAGAGCGAGTTGTTTGGTTATAAAAAAGGTGCATTCACCGGCGCCACCTCCGATCGCATCGGCCTGTTGGAAATGGCGGACAACGGCACGGTGTTTCTCGACGAGATTGGCGACATGCCCATCGAGATGCAAGCCAAGCTCTTGCGCTTTTTGCAATCCGGCGAGATTCGCGCGGTGGGCGAGGTGAAGAATAAAAAAGTGCAGGTGCGCATCATTGCCGCGACCAACCGCAATCTGGAAGAGGCGATTGAAAAGGGAGAATTTCGCGCCGATCTTTTTTATCGCTTGAATGCGTTCTCGATTCACTTGCCGCCGCTGCGCGAGCGCCGCGAAGACATTGCCCTGCTCGCGTATCATTTTCTCAAATCCGCCCAGGCGAAGGTCAACAAACACGTGAGCAAGATTTCTGCGGCCGCGCTGTCGGCGTTGGCGGATTACGATTGGCCGGGCAATCTGCGGGAATTGGAGAACGTGATCGAGCGCGCCGTGGTGCTCACCAACAGCGATGAAATCGATCTCGCGCATTTGCCGTTGACTTTGCGGCCACAAGCTGTGATGGACGCGCTTGAAGAGCCGGCGCTCCGAGATGGTTTGATGGAGTTGAAGTCGACAATGATTGAGAAATTCGAGCATCAAGCCATCTGCCGTTACCTCGCGGAAAGCGACGGCAACATCTCGCGCGCCGCTGAAGCGGCAAAAGTGCCACGGCGCACTTTTCAGCGGCTGATGGCCAAGCACAAAATTGCGGCGCAGGTGTTTAAAGTATTGCCATTGTCGCGCTCATCATTGAGAAACTAA